A single window of Synechococcus sp. C9 DNA harbors:
- a CDS encoding metallothionein, which translates to MVKCDCERCVCQVDPATALRVGDKVYCSEACAQGHPQGPGCGHEGCPC; encoded by the coding sequence ATGGTGAAATGTGATTGTGAGCGGTGCGTTTGCCAAGTTGATCCGGCGACGGCGCTGCGGGTGGGGGACAAGGTGTATTGCAGTGAGGCCTGTGCCCAGGGGCATCCCCAGGGGCCGGGTTGTGGGCATGAGGGTTGTCCCTGTTAG
- the tadA gene encoding tRNA adenosine(34) deaminase TadA, translated as MTPASHTDWMRLALALAERAGQAGDVPVGAVIVNGQGQCIAQAENQRQRTHDPTAHAEILALRQAGMALGTWYLTECTLYVTLEPCPMCAGALVNARIGALVYGASDPKAGAIASVIQIPTSPASNHRFPVTSGILGEECRELLQNWFRQRRHSP; from the coding sequence GTGACTCCGGCCAGCCACACAGACTGGATGCGGTTGGCTCTGGCCTTGGCGGAGCGGGCGGGGCAAGCCGGGGATGTCCCCGTTGGTGCGGTAATTGTCAATGGGCAGGGGCAATGTATCGCCCAAGCGGAAAATCAACGCCAGCGCACCCATGACCCCACCGCCCATGCGGAGATTTTGGCTCTGCGGCAGGCGGGCATGGCCCTGGGAACCTGGTACCTCACCGAATGTACCTTGTATGTCACCTTGGAACCCTGTCCCATGTGTGCGGGGGCCCTGGTGAATGCTCGGATTGGTGCCCTGGTGTATGGTGCCAGTGACCCGAAAGCGGGAGCCATCGCCAGTGTGATTCAGATTCCCACCAGTCCGGCTTCCAACCATCGCTTCCCAGTGACGAGTGGCATTCTTGGCGAGGAATGTCGAGAACTTTTACAAAATTGGTTTCGCCAGCGGCGGCACAGCCCCTAG
- the tal gene encoding transaldolase codes for MNAPNPLLEIPQYGQSIWMDNLSRNLIVSGELQRLISTRGICGITSNPAIFEKAIAGNAIYDADIIAGAKAGLSVPQIYESLVFKDIQDACDIFRPIYDATQGLDGYVSLEVAPELARDTAGTVREALRYAEAINRPNVMIKIPGTPEGLAAVEQVIAAGINVNITLLFSVQSYVDTAWAYIRGLEARVAKGEPIDRIASVASFFLSRIDSKVDKLLMDIGTDAAKALLGKVAIANAKVAYERFQEILQDPRWQALAAQGAKVQRLLWASTSTKNPQYSDVMYVEELVGANTVNTLPPETIEACADHCHISDHLRDGFDQAEQVLAQVQALGIDLDQVMAELLAEGIQKFIDPFTALMRSLSDKVAQLTPA; via the coding sequence ATGAATGCGCCCAATCCCCTGTTAGAGATTCCCCAGTACGGCCAGAGCATTTGGATGGACAATTTGAGCCGGAATTTGATCGTCTCCGGTGAATTACAGCGGTTGATCAGCACCCGGGGCATTTGTGGGATTACCTCCAACCCGGCCATTTTTGAAAAAGCCATTGCCGGGAATGCCATTTACGATGCGGACATTATTGCCGGTGCCAAGGCGGGTTTGTCCGTGCCCCAGATTTACGAATCCCTGGTCTTCAAGGACATTCAGGATGCCTGCGATATTTTTCGGCCCATTTATGATGCCACCCAAGGGTTAGATGGGTATGTGAGTTTGGAAGTCGCCCCGGAATTGGCGCGGGACACGGCCGGAACGGTGCGGGAAGCCCTGCGGTATGCCGAGGCCATCAACCGTCCCAACGTGATGATCAAAATTCCGGGCACCCCGGAGGGTCTGGCCGCTGTGGAGCAGGTGATCGCCGCCGGGATTAATGTGAATATCACCCTGCTGTTCAGTGTGCAAAGCTATGTGGACACCGCCTGGGCGTACATCCGGGGGCTAGAGGCACGGGTCGCCAAGGGGGAACCCATTGACCGGATTGCCTCCGTCGCCAGCTTTTTCCTGAGCCGGATTGACAGCAAGGTGGACAAGCTCCTCATGGACATCGGCACCGATGCGGCCAAGGCGTTGTTGGGGAAAGTGGCCATTGCCAATGCCAAGGTGGCCTACGAGCGGTTCCAAGAAATTCTCCAAGACCCCCGCTGGCAAGCCCTCGCCGCCCAGGGAGCCAAGGTGCAACGCCTGCTGTGGGCGAGTACCAGCACCAAAAACCCCCAGTACAGCGATGTGATGTACGTGGAGGAACTGGTGGGTGCCAACACGGTGAACACCCTGCCCCCGGAGACCATCGAGGCGTGTGCCGACCATTGCCACATCAGCGACCATCTGCGGGATGGGTTTGACCAGGCGGAGCAGGTGCTGGCCCAGGTGCAGGCCCTGGGAATTGACCTGGACCAAGTGATGGCGGAATTGCTGGCGGAGGGGATTCAAAAATTCATTGACCCCTTTACCGCTTTGATGCGTTCCCTCAGCGATAAGGTGGCGCAACTCACCCCCGCTTAG